A genomic segment from Deinococcus sp. YIM 77859 encodes:
- a CDS encoding cell wall metabolism sensor histidine kinase WalK — translation MRFFPRLLLSHLLVIGLAVCGLVLSAEWIAPAFYRSHVEQMVRLIGPEGAELRPDLEHGMRQTLTRALLASLPLAILVAAGTALLSSRRVVRSVHLLSEGSRALASGRYARRLPEEGRDELADLARNFNTMAGALERVEQGRVELIGNVAHELRAPLAALRGYADAMTDGVMSPEHAARSIVREVGAMERLVRDLSLVSRVEAGAVELHPSIFPPGRLLAAARERFEGAYADKGVTLEVTLTLGLPDVRADFERASQVLANLLSNALRYTPEGGRVQIGAGLAGTAVQFTVVDTGSGIAPEHLGRIFERFYRGDPARSRTDGGSGVGLTIARGLVEGMGGTLTASSTLGKGSTFVFTLPLAGAPEPGTLSGAFATSPENRASRRPGS, via the coding sequence ATGCGCTTTTTTCCCCGGCTGCTGCTCTCGCACCTGCTGGTGATCGGGCTGGCAGTGTGTGGCCTCGTTCTCTCGGCAGAATGGATTGCCCCCGCCTTCTATCGCAGCCACGTCGAGCAGATGGTCCGGCTGATCGGTCCGGAGGGGGCCGAGCTGCGGCCCGACCTCGAACACGGGATGCGGCAGACGCTGACGCGGGCTTTGCTCGCTTCCCTGCCGCTGGCGATCCTGGTCGCGGCGGGCACTGCCCTGCTGTCTTCCCGGCGGGTGGTTCGCAGCGTTCACCTGCTGAGTGAGGGGAGCCGTGCCCTCGCGAGTGGGAGGTATGCCCGGCGGCTTCCCGAGGAGGGCCGCGACGAACTGGCGGACCTGGCGCGTAACTTCAACACGATGGCCGGTGCCCTGGAACGGGTCGAGCAGGGCCGAGTGGAGCTGATCGGGAATGTCGCCCACGAGCTTCGTGCGCCCTTGGCCGCCCTGCGGGGGTACGCGGATGCCATGACCGACGGGGTCATGTCCCCAGAGCACGCGGCGCGTTCCATCGTCCGTGAGGTGGGGGCCATGGAACGCCTGGTGCGTGACCTCAGCCTGGTCTCGCGGGTGGAGGCGGGCGCGGTCGAACTGCATCCCAGTATCTTTCCTCCCGGCAGGCTGCTGGCAGCGGCACGCGAGCGGTTCGAGGGCGCTTACGCCGACAAGGGCGTGACGCTGGAGGTGACGCTCACGCTTGGCCTTCCCGACGTGCGGGCCGATTTCGAGCGGGCCTCACAGGTGCTCGCCAACCTGCTGTCGAACGCCCTGCGATATACGCCAGAAGGTGGGCGCGTCCAAATCGGTGCTGGCCTGGCAGGCACAGCCGTCCAGTTCACTGTAGTCGACACCGGGAGCGGCATCGCGCCCGAACACCTGGGCCGTATCTTCGAGCGCTTCTACCGCGGCGACCCGGCCCGTTCCCGAACCGACGGCGGCAGCGGTGTGGGCCTCACCATCGCGCGGGGGCTGGTGGAAGGCATGGGAGGAACACTCACGGCGAGCTCGACGCTGGGAAAGGGGAGCACTTTTGTCTTTACCCTACCCCTGGCGGGCGCTCCAGAGCCGGGCACACTCAGCGGTGCGTTCGCAACCAGTCCTGAAAATCGTGCATCTCGTCGGCCTGGGTCATGA
- a CDS encoding four-helix bundle copper-binding protein, which translates to MSQNTREMLQTHPNPASVFDLNALAECIEACFACAQTCASCADACLGEREHLMHLVHCIRLNLDCADVCGTTGRVLSRLTQPDQNVLRAQLQACVAACRACGDECERHARDMNMEHCAVCAESCRRCEQACQNLLGSVAA; encoded by the coding sequence ATGTCGCAGAACACCCGAGAAATGCTGCAAACGCATCCCAATCCTGCCAGCGTGTTTGACCTCAACGCCCTGGCCGAGTGCATCGAGGCCTGCTTTGCGTGTGCCCAGACCTGCGCTTCCTGCGCTGACGCCTGCCTGGGCGAGCGCGAACACCTGATGCACCTCGTTCACTGCATCCGCCTCAACCTCGACTGCGCCGACGTGTGCGGGACAACGGGTCGCGTGCTGTCGCGGCTGACGCAGCCTGACCAGAATGTGCTGCGGGCTCAGCTTCAGGCGTGCGTGGCCGCCTGCCGGGCCTGCGGGGACGAGTGCGAACGGCATGCGCGCGACATGAACATGGAACACTGCGCGGTCTGTGCGGAAAGCTGCCGCCGCTGCGAACAAGCCTGCCAGAACCTGCTGGGGAGTGTGGCGGCATGA
- a CDS encoding winged helix-turn-helix domain-containing protein — MPQILLVDDDPAILEILRAYLTAEGHTVLEAVDGTRARALLPRADLAILDWMLPGTSGMVLAREARAARLDLPILMLTARGEEEDKLRGLDAGLDDYVVKPFSPREVVARVRALLRRAGVRETVTSGGLHLDLRARSARLDGQPLDLSRLEYDLLTTLAQHPGLAWTRERLLERVWGGDFPGTERVVDVHITGLRKKLADSAEAPRFIETVRGVGYRFRDAED; from the coding sequence ATGCCCCAGATCCTGCTTGTGGATGACGATCCCGCCATTCTCGAAATCCTGCGTGCCTACCTCACGGCCGAGGGCCATACCGTGCTGGAGGCGGTGGATGGAACGCGGGCACGTGCCCTTCTCCCCCGTGCCGATCTCGCCATTCTCGACTGGATGCTGCCGGGCACCTCTGGGATGGTCCTGGCCCGTGAGGCCCGCGCCGCTCGCCTGGACCTGCCCATCCTGATGCTGACGGCTCGGGGCGAAGAGGAGGACAAGTTGCGCGGCCTGGACGCCGGTCTAGATGACTACGTGGTCAAGCCCTTTAGTCCCCGCGAGGTGGTGGCCCGCGTGCGTGCCCTGCTGCGCCGTGCCGGGGTGCGGGAGACGGTGACGAGTGGCGGCCTGCACCTCGATCTGCGCGCCCGCAGCGCCCGTCTGGACGGGCAACCGCTCGACCTCTCCAGGCTGGAGTACGACCTGCTGACGACCCTCGCGCAGCATCCCGGTTTGGCCTGGACGCGCGAACGCCTGCTCGAACGGGTCTGGGGAGGCGACTTTCCCGGCACCGAGCGGGTGGTTGACGTGCATATCACCGGGCTACGCAAGAAGCTGGCGGATTCTGCAGAAGCGCCGCGCTTTATCGAAACCGTTCGTGGAGTCGGCTACCGCTTTCGGGATGCGGAAGACTAG
- the ppsA gene encoding phosphoenolpyruvate synthase, whose protein sequence is MEMIRWFQTLRMTDVELVGGKNASIGEMIQGLAGAGVRVPGGFATTAGAFRAFLAHNRIEEKINARLAALDVNDVVALAAAGREIRGWVEQGELPSALEGAIRDAYARMTQEAGGSEPDVAVRSSATAEDLPEASFAGQQETFLNVRGAEAVLHHVRLVFASLYNDRAISYRVHHGFRHAEVALSAGVQRMVRTDLGVSGVAFTLDTESGYRDAVLVTAAYGLGELIVQGAVNPDEYFVYKPALKAGKRAVLRRTLGSKARRMVYAEGGGVLAVDVPQEERRRFCLSDEDLTELARQCVAIEEHYGRPMDIEWGKDGRDGHIYILQARPETVQSRAGRTLERFELQGRGEVLVEGRAVGSRIGAGTVRVVRDPAEMNQVQDGDILVADMTDPDWEPVMKRAAAIVTNRGGRTCHAAIIARELGIPAVVGTGNATRELRSGQTVTVSCAEGDTGYVYAGKLPYRVSRIELDAMPEVGMKIMMNVASPDRAFSFAALPNEGVGLARVEFIISNVIGIHPRALLDYPNVPEDVRAQIEEKTAGYPSPRDFFREKLSEGIASIAAAFAPKPVIVRLSDFKSNEYAHLIGGSAYEPQEENPMIGFRGASRYRSADFAAAFALECGAIREVREEMGLTNVQVMIPFVRTVGEARTIIEILEKNGLKRGEAVSEGDEGLKVIMMCEVPSNAILADQFLEHFDGFSIGSNDLTQLTLALDRDSGLVADLFDEQNEAVLALMSQAIRAAKRAGKYVGICGQGPSDHPALAQWLMEQGIDSVSLNPDSVLSTWLHLAGEREAARV, encoded by the coding sequence ATGGAGATGATTCGCTGGTTCCAGACACTAAGGATGACGGACGTGGAGCTTGTGGGGGGCAAAAACGCCTCGATCGGCGAGATGATCCAGGGCCTCGCCGGGGCCGGGGTGCGGGTGCCGGGAGGCTTTGCGACGACTGCTGGCGCCTTCCGCGCCTTTCTTGCGCATAACCGCATCGAGGAAAAGATCAACGCCCGGCTCGCGGCACTCGATGTGAACGACGTGGTCGCCCTTGCCGCTGCTGGCCGCGAGATTCGCGGGTGGGTGGAGCAGGGCGAACTCCCCAGCGCCCTGGAAGGAGCGATTCGCGACGCCTACGCACGGATGACGCAGGAGGCAGGTGGCAGCGAGCCGGACGTGGCGGTGCGTTCCAGCGCGACCGCCGAGGACTTGCCGGAAGCGAGCTTCGCCGGGCAGCAGGAAACCTTTCTCAACGTGCGCGGCGCCGAGGCTGTGCTGCACCATGTTCGCCTGGTCTTTGCCTCCCTGTACAACGACCGAGCGATCTCCTACCGCGTCCACCACGGCTTTAGGCATGCAGAAGTCGCGCTGTCGGCGGGCGTGCAGCGCATGGTCCGCACTGATCTGGGCGTGAGCGGGGTGGCCTTTACCCTCGATACCGAGAGCGGGTACCGGGACGCGGTGCTTGTGACGGCAGCCTACGGGCTGGGCGAGCTCATCGTGCAGGGGGCGGTCAACCCCGACGAGTACTTCGTGTACAAACCTGCCCTCAAGGCCGGAAAGCGCGCGGTGCTGCGCCGCACGCTGGGAAGCAAGGCCCGCAGGATGGTGTATGCCGAGGGGGGCGGCGTCTTGGCGGTCGATGTGCCGCAGGAGGAACGCCGCCGCTTCTGCCTCTCGGACGAGGACCTCACCGAACTCGCTCGCCAGTGCGTGGCCATCGAGGAGCACTATGGCCGCCCGATGGACATCGAGTGGGGGAAAGACGGGCGCGACGGACACATCTACATCCTGCAGGCGCGGCCCGAGACGGTGCAGAGCCGCGCCGGGCGCACCCTGGAACGCTTCGAACTCCAGGGTCGGGGCGAGGTGCTCGTCGAGGGCCGCGCGGTGGGAAGCCGTATCGGCGCAGGAACCGTGCGGGTGGTGCGCGACCCCGCCGAGATGAACCAGGTGCAGGACGGAGACATCCTGGTGGCCGACATGACCGACCCCGACTGGGAACCGGTGATGAAGCGCGCGGCCGCCATCGTGACCAACCGCGGCGGCCGCACCTGCCACGCGGCGATCATCGCCCGCGAGCTGGGGATTCCGGCGGTGGTGGGCACCGGGAACGCCACCCGTGAACTCAGGAGCGGGCAAACCGTCACCGTGAGCTGCGCAGAAGGCGATACCGGCTACGTGTACGCGGGCAAGCTTCCCTACCGAGTCAGCCGCATCGAGCTGGACGCGATGCCGGAAGTCGGCATGAAGATCATGATGAATGTCGCCTCGCCCGACCGCGCCTTCTCCTTTGCGGCGCTCCCCAACGAGGGCGTGGGGCTGGCCCGGGTGGAGTTCATCATCTCCAACGTGATCGGCATTCACCCCCGCGCGCTGCTCGACTACCCGAATGTCCCCGAGGACGTGCGGGCGCAGATCGAGGAAAAGACGGCGGGGTACCCCTCACCGCGCGACTTCTTTCGCGAGAAGTTGAGTGAGGGCATAGCGAGCATCGCGGCAGCCTTTGCGCCCAAGCCGGTGATCGTGCGCCTCAGCGACTTCAAGAGTAACGAGTACGCGCACCTGATCGGCGGCTCTGCCTACGAGCCGCAGGAAGAGAATCCCATGATCGGCTTTCGGGGGGCTTCCCGCTACCGCTCCGCCGACTTTGCCGCCGCCTTCGCGCTGGAGTGCGGGGCGATTCGGGAAGTGCGAGAGGAGATGGGCCTCACCAACGTCCAGGTGATGATTCCCTTCGTCCGCACCGTCGGCGAGGCCAGAACCATCATCGAGATTCTGGAGAAAAACGGCCTGAAGCGCGGCGAGGCCGTGTCGGAAGGGGATGAAGGCCTCAAGGTCATCATGATGTGCGAGGTGCCGTCAAACGCGATTCTGGCCGACCAGTTCCTCGAACACTTCGACGGCTTCTCCATCGGCAGCAACGACCTGACGCAGCTCACGCTGGCACTCGACCGTGACTCCGGGCTGGTCGCCGACCTCTTCGACGAGCAGAACGAGGCGGTGCTCGCCCTGATGAGTCAGGCGATCCGGGCGGCCAAGCGTGCGGGCAAGTACGTGGGCATCTGCGGGCAGGGGCCTTCGGACCATCCCGCCCTCGCCCAGTGGCTGATGGAGCAGGGGATCGACTCGGTGAGCCTCAACCCCGACTCGGTGCTCTCGACCTGGCTCCATCTCGCCGGGGAGCGGGAGGCCGCGCGGGTCTAG
- the glcF gene encoding glycolate oxidase subunit GlcF: MNNEIPVQMIGPQGEVMAHAVDACVHCGFCLPACPTYALLGDEMDSPRGRIVLMKEVLEGSLPLADAAPHLDRCLGCQGCVTACPSGVPYGELITAFRGWSEPRRQRSPLDRAKRAAILKILPAPKVFSLAARVGQHTKPLAPVLPAALRAPLDLLPEQVPAMQPLPQVTRARGPRRGRVAFLAGCAQQALAPNFNAATLRVLARNGIEVVIPEGQGCCGAAALHTGARDEALRLVRQNLAAFHPDDYDAILSNAAGCGAGLKEYPAVLHGLPDEARARALAAKVQDISEFLAGLLRAGELEPFLPASRPLTVAYHDACHLAHAQGVRAAPRELLRAIPGVTVAEVPEGDLCCGSAGTYNLEQPELANSLGVRKARNILSTRPDLIASGNIGCHTQIQSHVRRAGSRVPVLHTVEVLDLAYRGEL, translated from the coding sequence GTGAACAATGAGATTCCCGTGCAGATGATCGGACCGCAGGGTGAGGTGATGGCGCACGCGGTAGACGCCTGCGTGCACTGTGGCTTTTGTCTGCCCGCCTGCCCGACCTACGCCCTGCTGGGCGACGAGATGGACAGCCCGCGCGGACGCATCGTCCTGATGAAGGAGGTGCTCGAAGGCAGCCTGCCCCTCGCGGACGCCGCCCCACACCTCGACCGCTGCTTGGGCTGTCAGGGCTGCGTGACGGCCTGTCCCAGCGGCGTGCCCTACGGTGAACTCATCACGGCCTTCCGCGGCTGGAGCGAGCCGCGGCGCCAGCGTTCGCCCCTGGACCGTGCCAAGCGGGCCGCCATCCTCAAGATTCTCCCCGCGCCCAAGGTCTTCAGCCTGGCCGCGCGGGTGGGGCAGCACACCAAGCCCCTGGCGCCCGTGCTGCCCGCCGCGCTGCGGGCACCCCTCGACCTGCTGCCCGAGCAGGTCCCGGCCATGCAGCCGCTGCCCCAGGTGACCCGTGCGCGGGGCCCGCGCCGGGGCCGGGTGGCTTTTCTCGCTGGATGCGCCCAGCAGGCCCTTGCCCCCAACTTCAATGCGGCGACCTTGCGCGTGCTGGCCCGCAACGGCATCGAGGTGGTGATTCCCGAAGGGCAGGGCTGCTGCGGAGCCGCCGCCCTCCACACCGGTGCTCGAGATGAGGCCCTGCGGCTGGTCCGCCAGAACCTGGCCGCCTTTCATCCCGACGACTACGACGCGATTCTCTCCAACGCGGCGGGCTGCGGCGCAGGCCTCAAGGAATACCCGGCGGTGCTGCACGGTCTGCCCGATGAGGCCCGGGCGCGTGCCCTGGCCGCCAAGGTGCAGGACATCAGCGAGTTCCTGGCGGGGTTGCTGCGGGCGGGTGAGCTGGAACCCTTCTTGCCCGCCTCCCGTCCCCTCACCGTCGCCTACCACGACGCCTGCCACCTCGCCCATGCCCAGGGCGTGCGTGCTGCCCCCCGTGAACTCCTGCGGGCCATTCCCGGCGTGACGGTGGCCGAGGTGCCCGAAGGTGACCTGTGCTGCGGCTCGGCGGGCACCTATAACCTCGAGCAGCCCGAGCTGGCCAACAGCCTTGGCGTGCGCAAGGCCAGAAACATTCTCTCCACCAGGCCCGACCTGATCGCCAGCGGCAACATCGGCTGCCACACGCAGATTCAAAGCCACGTGCGCCGAGCGGGGAGCCGGGTCCCCGTGCTCCACACGGTGGAGGTGCTTGATCTGGCCTACCGGGGGGAACTGTGA
- a CDS encoding DUF305 domain-containing protein, with the protein MHKTFLTTLALSVLTTPALAQMNHGGMNHTTPSARSQTAMTMDLEALNRLSGRAFDRAFLSMMIPHHQAAVAMSQAVLGTKDAQVKAWASAIIRDQNREIAQMTTLLQSYGGVDTQMAGMMKTMMGGMVERVKQASNKDLAFVQGMLPHHASAVAMANLALQKSQSPSILKLARDIVRAQAQEMYEFRLSLLR; encoded by the coding sequence ATGCACAAGACGTTCCTGACCACGCTGGCCCTCAGCGTCCTGACCACGCCCGCCCTTGCCCAGATGAATCACGGCGGGATGAATCACACCACGCCGAGCGCCCGTTCTCAAACCGCGATGACCATGGACCTGGAGGCCCTGAATAGGCTCAGCGGCAGGGCGTTCGACCGCGCCTTTCTCTCCATGATGATCCCGCACCACCAGGCGGCGGTTGCCATGAGTCAGGCCGTGCTTGGCACCAAGGACGCTCAGGTGAAAGCCTGGGCGAGCGCCATCATCCGGGACCAGAACCGCGAGATTGCCCAGATGACCACGCTGCTCCAAAGCTACGGCGGCGTGGACACCCAGATGGCCGGAATGATGAAGACCATGATGGGCGGGATGGTGGAGCGGGTGAAGCAGGCCAGCAACAAGGACCTAGCCTTTGTGCAGGGGATGCTGCCCCACCACGCCTCCGCTGTTGCTATGGCGAACCTCGCCTTGCAAAAGTCCCAGAGCCCCAGCATCCTCAAGCTCGCGCGTGACATTGTTCGTGCCCAGGCGCAGGAGATGTACGAGTTCAGGCTGTCCCTGCTGCGCTGA
- a CDS encoding 23S rRNA (cytosine(2499)-C(5))-methyltransferase, with protein MPDPVTAPPARPRLRLRVTAAAEAQLRGGHPWLYASSVREQNREGEAGELAVVYDRRDRFLAIGLYDPTSPLRLRVLHVGLPVTVDKAWWRARRDTALLRRAALFGPETDGYRLLNGESDGFPGAVVDRYAQTLVLKLYTAAWFPQLPLLLALLAERFPGFRVVLRLSRNIASLAGEAGLHDGQTLVGDEPDGPVLFRESGIRFEADVVRGQKTGFFLDQRENRRRVEGLSRGRRVLNAFSFSGGFSLYAARGGAREVVSLDLSAHALASAARNFALNPGLSAPHETVQADAFTWLSQTRREFDLIVLDPPSLARREVERAGALRAYGRLAADGLRRLAPGGVLVSASCSAHVSAQEFFEAVRGAARRSGRKWRELRTSRHAPDHHASFPEAEYLKAIVLHLD; from the coding sequence ATGCCCGACCCTGTGACGGCCCCTCCTGCCCGCCCCCGCCTGCGCCTGCGCGTGACGGCGGCTGCCGAAGCGCAGCTGCGCGGCGGTCACCCCTGGCTGTATGCGTCCAGCGTGCGTGAGCAGAACCGCGAGGGGGAGGCGGGTGAACTCGCCGTGGTGTATGACCGCCGTGACCGCTTTCTGGCCATCGGCCTGTACGACCCCACCTCGCCGCTGCGACTGCGGGTGCTGCACGTGGGGCTACCGGTGACCGTGGACAAGGCGTGGTGGCGGGCGCGGCGCGATACGGCTCTGCTGCGCCGCGCGGCCCTCTTCGGCCCGGAGACGGACGGCTACCGTCTTCTGAACGGCGAGTCGGACGGCTTTCCCGGGGCGGTGGTGGACCGCTACGCGCAGACGCTGGTCCTGAAGCTCTACACGGCGGCGTGGTTCCCGCAGCTCCCCCTGCTTCTCGCCCTGCTGGCAGAGCGCTTTCCCGGTTTTCGCGTGGTGCTGCGCCTCAGCCGCAACATCGCGTCGCTGGCGGGAGAGGCCGGGCTCCACGATGGTCAGACGCTGGTGGGTGACGAGCCGGACGGCCCAGTTCTCTTCCGCGAGTCCGGCATCCGCTTTGAGGCCGATGTGGTGCGCGGGCAGAAGACAGGCTTTTTCCTCGACCAGCGCGAGAACCGCCGCCGGGTGGAGGGGCTCTCGCGGGGACGGCGGGTGCTCAACGCCTTTTCCTTTTCCGGGGGCTTCTCGCTGTACGCGGCCAGGGGTGGGGCGCGGGAGGTCGTCAGCCTCGACCTCAGCGCCCATGCCCTGGCCAGCGCGGCGCGAAACTTCGCCCTCAACCCTGGCCTCAGCGCGCCGCACGAGACGGTGCAGGCCGACGCCTTCACCTGGCTCTCCCAGACGCGGCGCGAGTTTGACCTCATCGTTCTTGATCCGCCGTCCCTGGCACGGCGGGAAGTGGAACGGGCGGGGGCTCTTCGCGCGTACGGGAGGCTGGCCGCAGATGGCCTGCGCCGCTTGGCACCGGGTGGCGTGTTGGTAAGTGCCTCGTGCAGCGCCCACGTCAGCGCGCAGGAGTTTTTCGAGGCGGTGCGGGGTGCGGCGCGGCGCAGCGGCCGCAAGTGGCGCGAGCTGCGGACCAGCCGCCACGCTCCCGACCACCACGCGAGTTTTCCTGAGGCCGAGTACCTCAAGGCGATCGTTCTGCACCTGGACTAG
- a CDS encoding branched-chain amino acid ABC transporter substrate-binding protein, translated as MQHSWDKRWKRAVLSALLLTGMAEAATIKIATVSPLSGSLTPIGSEVKRGAELAVQEQARAFKALGYDLVLAPYDDQASATLAPQVAKTILADKAIIGVVGALNSSVSNVLAQHFAAAKLAMISPASTGDQLTQNGWSHFSRVVAPDSAQGVAAADYLAEELKARSVFVISDNTAYGNGLTRALMANLKKRKVPVAAYMGASTPAQIAEAVKRVAASSADVVYFGGTDDTGSQLVKALRAAGVTATFMGGDGLDSPSFLQRAGIAGAGVVYSTVFGPPSAFSNALDFSERYQAAYKTKPSGVAVYAYDATNTLLSAIKAAMGSGRTLPTRAQVSAAVRKVNLPACFNADKSRCATVTGAIAFQDNGERERSRVMMMRFDDVLQAQVVKVQTVNADNLK; from the coding sequence ATGCAACATTCATGGGATAAGAGGTGGAAGCGGGCCGTCCTTTCTGCGCTGCTGCTGACCGGTATGGCCGAGGCGGCGACCATCAAGATTGCGACGGTCAGCCCGCTCAGCGGCAGCCTGACGCCCATCGGCAGCGAGGTCAAGCGCGGCGCAGAGCTGGCGGTGCAGGAACAGGCACGGGCCTTTAAGGCTTTGGGCTATGACCTCGTGCTGGCGCCCTACGATGACCAAGCCTCAGCCACACTGGCCCCGCAGGTCGCCAAGACCATCCTGGCCGACAAGGCCATCATCGGCGTGGTGGGAGCGCTGAATTCCAGTGTGTCTAATGTCTTGGCCCAACACTTCGCGGCTGCCAAACTCGCCATGATTTCTCCCGCCAGCACGGGGGACCAGCTCACCCAAAACGGTTGGTCGCACTTTAGCCGAGTGGTTGCGCCGGACAGCGCGCAGGGGGTGGCGGCGGCCGACTACCTCGCCGAAGAGCTGAAGGCGCGGTCGGTCTTTGTGATTTCCGACAACACCGCCTATGGCAATGGGCTGACGCGGGCGCTGATGGCTAACCTGAAAAAGCGCAAGGTGCCGGTGGCCGCCTACATGGGCGCTTCGACCCCCGCACAGATTGCCGAGGCGGTGAAGCGGGTGGCGGCGAGCTCCGCCGATGTCGTGTACTTTGGCGGCACGGACGACACCGGCTCTCAGCTTGTCAAGGCGCTGCGGGCGGCGGGCGTCACCGCCACCTTTATGGGCGGAGACGGTCTGGACTCGCCCAGCTTCCTCCAGCGCGCCGGCATCGCGGGGGCGGGCGTGGTCTACAGCACGGTGTTTGGACCGCCCAGCGCCTTTTCGAACGCCCTGGACTTCAGTGAACGGTACCAGGCCGCCTACAAGACCAAGCCGAGTGGGGTGGCCGTCTACGCCTACGACGCCACCAACACGCTTCTCAGTGCGATCAAGGCGGCGATGGGGAGCGGCCGTACCCTGCCCACACGCGCGCAGGTGAGCGCGGCGGTTCGCAAGGTTAACCTGCCCGCCTGCTTCAACGCCGACAAGAGCCGCTGCGCGACGGTGACCGGAGCCATCGCCTTTCAGGACAACGGGGAGCGGGAACGCTCGCGGGTGATGATGATGCGCTTTGACGACGTGTTGCAGGCGCAGGTTGTCAAGGTACAGACCGTCAACGCGGACAACCTGAAGTAG
- a CDS encoding pyruvate, water dikinase regulatory protein, giving the protein MTAPRPASPSQPVLIVSDHTGLTAENTARALLAHFPGQPLRYLQRPFVATVEAARGVAREVRALAERGERPLIFTTITDPAVLRELEATPARVFDLLGPGLAALEEEFGVRAARSVGRYHDMHDQTSYVARMDALDFALATDDGLGNRQYGLADVILVGVSRAGKTPTSLFLALQYSLKASNYPLAEDDFEREGLPIPLEPYRSKLHGLTIDPRRLHAIRTQRKPGSRYASLEQCEYEVRQAERLFARAGLPVRDTTSASVEEIAAGIVAQLRRE; this is encoded by the coding sequence ATGACTGCCCCGCGCCCCGCTTCTCCTTCGCAGCCGGTCCTTATCGTCTCGGACCATACGGGTCTCACCGCCGAGAATACGGCGCGTGCCCTCCTCGCTCACTTTCCCGGCCAGCCCCTGCGGTACCTTCAGCGGCCCTTTGTGGCCACGGTGGAGGCGGCGCGGGGCGTCGCGCGGGAGGTGAGGGCCCTGGCCGAGCGGGGTGAGCGGCCCCTGATCTTTACCACCATCACTGATCCTGCTGTGCTGCGTGAGCTGGAAGCCACTCCCGCCCGCGTGTTTGACCTGTTGGGTCCCGGGCTCGCCGCCCTAGAGGAGGAGTTTGGTGTCCGCGCCGCCCGCAGCGTAGGCCGCTACCACGACATGCATGACCAGACGAGCTACGTCGCCCGTATGGATGCCCTGGACTTTGCCCTGGCGACCGATGACGGCTTGGGGAACCGCCAGTACGGGCTGGCTGACGTGATTCTGGTGGGCGTCAGCCGCGCCGGCAAAACGCCGACGAGCCTGTTTCTGGCCCTGCAATACAGCCTCAAGGCGAGCAACTACCCCCTGGCCGAAGACGACTTTGAGCGCGAGGGGCTCCCGATTCCCCTCGAACCCTACCGCAGCAAACTGCACGGCCTCACCATAGATCCGCGGCGGCTGCACGCCATCCGCACCCAGCGCAAGCCGGGCAGCCGCTACGCGAGTCTCGAGCAGTGTGAGTACGAGGTGCGGCAGGCCGAGCGCCTCTTCGCCCGAGCTGGGCTCCCGGTGCGCGACACGACGAGTGCCAGCGTGGAAGAGATCGCGGCGGGCATCGTCGCACAGCTGCGGCGCGAGTAG
- a CDS encoding DUF305 domain-containing protein has translation MKNVLLSLTLLALPVSAAQAGGSGPMPMAMQMDMHARMQPVMNQLRSLSGTAFDRAFFSAMIPHHASAIEMSRAALPRLRDPLVRAWAQSIIDSQQKEIAEMQAELQRFGGPSLALMNLMRQAMSGMPPMMQMMAHTQNPDAVFLEMMIPHHAGANEMSNLALQRSNDEHVLSLAQQIIMTQADEMHDFQDWLRTHR, from the coding sequence ATGAAGAACGTCCTGCTGAGCCTGACCCTGCTGGCGCTGCCGGTGAGTGCTGCACAGGCGGGCGGGAGTGGGCCGATGCCCATGGCCATGCAGATGGACATGCACGCCCGGATGCAGCCGGTGATGAATCAGCTTCGGAGCCTCTCCGGCACCGCCTTTGACCGGGCGTTTTTCTCGGCGATGATTCCGCACCATGCCTCGGCCATCGAGATGAGCCGCGCCGCCCTGCCGAGGCTGCGTGATCCCCTGGTGCGAGCGTGGGCGCAAAGCATCATCGACAGTCAGCAGAAAGAGATCGCGGAGATGCAGGCCGAACTGCAACGCTTCGGCGGCCCGAGCCTTGCCCTGATGAACCTGATGCGGCAGGCGATGTCCGGCATGCCCCCGATGATGCAGATGATGGCCCACACGCAGAATCCCGATGCCGTCTTTCTGGAGATGATGATTCCCCACCATGCGGGCGCGAATGAGATGTCCAACCTCGCCCTCCAGCGGTCGAACGACGAGCATGTACTGAGCCTGGCGCAGCAGATCATCATGACCCAGGCCGACGAGATGCACGATTTTCAGGACTGGTTGCGAACGCACCGCTGA